From the genome of Streptomyces sp. S4.7:
CCGCGTCATCGGCACGGCCTCGCTCCGCCACCAGGAAGCCGTCCGGGAACTGGGCGCCGTCCCCATCGACTACCGCACCCACGACCTCGGCGCGGAGGTCCGGAAGATCACCCCGGACGGGGTCGACGCGGTCTTCGACCACATCGGCGGCGAGGGGATCGTCACCTCGTTCGGGCTCCTCGCCCCCGGCGGCACACTCGTCTCGTACGGTACGGCCTCCACCCGCGACGTGGCGGGGTCGTCCAAGTGGCCCGTCCTGAAGGTCATCGGCCGGCTCCAGCTCTGGAACGCGCTGCCCAACGGCCGGCACGCCCACTTCTACAACATCTGGGCGGGCAAGCGGCGCGCCGACGCCTTCCGGGCCCGGCTCCGGACCGACCTCACCGAGGTGCTGACCCTGCTCGCCGACGGGGAGATCACCCCGCGGGTGGCGGCGCGGCTGCCGCTGTCGCGGGCCGCGGAGGCGATGGCCCTGGCCGAGTCCGGCACGGTCACCGGAAAGGTCGTGCTGGTCCCGGACACCGCGGGGGACGGTGGCCGAGGAGATCTCGGCGGGGGCCCCGCGTAACCCGGTCGGCCGACCGCCGCCGTACCCGGCGCGGGGCCGGGCGACAAGCCGGGCGTCCGGGTACGGGCCGCCCTCACGCCGAGTCCCGCACCACCAGCGTCGTCGGCAGCAGCAGCTGTCGGTGGACCGTCGAGGGCTCGGCGATCTCCTTGAGCAGCAGCCTCGTGATCGAGCGGCCGATCGCCTCGATGGGCTGGCGCACACTGGTCAGCGCCGGTGTCGTGTGCCGCGCGATGACCGAGTCGTCGAAGCCGATCACCGCCACGTCGTCGGGCACCCGGCGCCCCCGCTCGCGCAGTTCGGTCAGCGCGCCCGCGGCCATGACGTCCGAGGCGGCGAACACGGCGTCGATCCCGGGGGCGCGGTCGAGGAGGTCGCTCATCGCCGTACGCCCGCCCTCCTCGGTGAAGTCCGAGACCGCGACGAGCCGTTCGTCCGGCGCCGTGCCCCGTTCGGCCAGGGCCTCGCGCCAGCCCCGGAGCCTGCTGTTGCCGACGTCCATGTCGAGCGGGCCGGTGATCGTGGCGATCCTCGTGCGTCCGGCGTCGATCAGGTGCCGCACGGCGGCCGCCGCGCCGCCGACGTTGTCGGAGTGGACATGGCTCAGGGACTCGTCGGGCGAGCGGCGGCCCGCCAGGACGGTCGGCATGCGCATCTCTTCGAGCAGGCCCGGCAGCGGGTCGTCGTCGTGGATCGACACCAGCAGGACGCCGTCCACCCGGCGCGCCGCCGCGAAGCGCGTCAGCCGGTCGAGTTCGCGCCGGTCACGCACCAGGATGAGCAGCAACTGCATCTCGGTGTCGGCCAGTTCCGTACTCACCCCACGGATCACGGCCGAGAAGTACGGCTCCGCCGCCAGCCGGCTCTCGGACTCGGGAATCACCAGCGCGACGCAGTCCGTCCGGCTCGTGACGAGACTCCGCGCCGCCGGATTGGGTATGTAGTTCAGCTTCGTGATGGCCGTCTCGACCGCGGCGCGGGCCTTCGCGCTGACGCCCGGCGCCCCGTTGACGACCCGCGAGACCGTCCCGCGTCCCACCCCCGCGAGCTCCGCGACGGCTTCAAGAGTTGGCCGCTGACCTCGGTGTTTACGGCTGCTCATCGCTTCTCCTCAACTCTGCCCCGGAGGGCGGCCCTGTTCCCGCCTGCGCAGGGCACTTGACCCGCGACGTACCGCTGCGCGCCGGTCGGCGCCGGACATCTCCGGGCAACGGAAACGTCTTCAACTCTTGACACGGTGCGACGTACTCCGCAGAGTCTTCCACAACCGACTGGGAGCGCTCCCATTCTCCCGTTCACCGGATGCCGGGCCCGCGTCCGGTGTGTTCAGTGAGTCACTTTCGGCGCGTCGAGCGCCCCGCAAGGAGGAAGCACATGGGCACCGCCCGTCATCGCTTCGGATCCACCCTCTCCGCTCTCCCGTCCCGCTTCCCGCACCGTTCCCGGAACCGATCCCCGAAGCGTTTTCCGACGCTCGCCGCAGCCGCGGCGGCCGGTCTGTCCCTCGTCCTCGTCGCCGGCTGCGGAGGCGGCGGTGACACGGGCGAGGCGAAGACGAAGGACGGCAAGACCGTCATCAGCATGGGGCTGTTCGGTGTCATGGGGTTCAAGGAGTCGGGGCTCCTCGACCGGTACATGGAGGAGAATCCCGACATCCTCATCGAGGCCGACGTGGCAGGCGACGAGCAGACGTACTACACCGCGCTCCAGACCCATCTGGCCGCGGGCAGCGGCCTCAAGGACATCCAGGGCATAGAGATAGGCCGGGCCAAGGAGCTGGTCGACACCCGCTCGGACAAGTTCGCCGACCTGTCCAAGACACCCGGTCTCGACCACTTCCTGCCGTGGAAGTCGAGCCAGGTCACCACCGAGGACGGCAAGCTGCTCGGACTGGGCACGGACATCGGCCCGATGGCGGTCTGCTACCGCAAGGACCTGTTCGAGCAGGCCGGTCTGCCGACCGAGCGCGCTGCGGTGGAGAAGCTGTGGGCGGGCGACTGGGCCAAGTACGTCGACGTCGGCCGGGACTTCAAGGAAGGCAACAAGAAGGACAAGGTCGCCTTCATGGACAGCTCCAGCGGGCTGTTCAACGCGATGATCTACGGCGATGAGAAGCAGTTCTACGACAAGGACGGCGAACTCATCTACAACGACAACCCCGTCGTCAAGGACGCCTGGAAGCTGGCCGCCGACGCCGCC
Proteins encoded in this window:
- a CDS encoding medium chain dehydrogenase/reductase family protein — translated: MNELRQASDRAVMTEVVLPGVVEPAGLQVRRRPVPEPGPGQVLLVMEASGVSFAEQQMRRGKYFDQPPFPFTPGYDVVGTVASVGPGGDVALVGRRFAVLTKTGGWASHLLVPAVDLVEVPAGVDPAEAETLVVNGITATQMLHRVARVRSGGTVLVLGANGGVGSTLVQLAHRAGARVIGTASLRHQEAVRELGAVPIDYRTHDLGAEVRKITPDGVDAVFDHIGGEGIVTSFGLLAPGGTLVSYGTASTRDVAGSSKWPVLKVIGRLQLWNALPNGRHAHFYNIWAGKRRADAFRARLRTDLTEVLTLLADGEITPRVAARLPLSRAAEAMALAESGTVTGKVVLVPDTAGDGGRGDLGGGPA
- a CDS encoding LacI family DNA-binding transcriptional regulator, with protein sequence MSSRKHRGQRPTLEAVAELAGVGRGTVSRVVNGAPGVSAKARAAVETAITKLNYIPNPAARSLVTSRTDCVALVIPESESRLAAEPYFSAVIRGVSTELADTEMQLLLILVRDRRELDRLTRFAAARRVDGVLLVSIHDDDPLPGLLEEMRMPTVLAGRRSPDESLSHVHSDNVGGAAAAVRHLIDAGRTRIATITGPLDMDVGNSRLRGWREALAERGTAPDERLVAVSDFTEEGGRTAMSDLLDRAPGIDAVFAASDVMAAGALTELRERGRRVPDDVAVIGFDDSVIARHTTPALTSVRQPIEAIGRSITRLLLKEIAEPSTVHRQLLLPTTLVVRDSA
- a CDS encoding extracellular solute-binding protein — its product is MGTARHRFGSTLSALPSRFPHRSRNRSPKRFPTLAAAAAAGLSLVLVAGCGGGGDTGEAKTKDGKTVISMGLFGVMGFKESGLLDRYMEENPDILIEADVAGDEQTYYTALQTHLAAGSGLKDIQGIEIGRAKELVDTRSDKFADLSKTPGLDHFLPWKSSQVTTEDGKLLGLGTDIGPMAVCYRKDLFEQAGLPTERAAVEKLWAGDWAKYVDVGRDFKEGNKKDKVAFMDSSSGLFNAMIYGDEKQFYDKDGELIYNDNPVVKDAWKLAADAAESGLTAKLRQFQPGWDPGLANGTFATAVCPAWMLAHISEKAGPANQGKWDVARAPKGANWGGAFLGVMENSPVKKEAADLIAWLTAPEQQAVIFEKLGNFPSSKTALDIPEVADGKSEYFSDAPIGQIFGDAAKEIPDEQVLGRKDGTIKDTFSAGLQLIDGQGKSPDEAWKTTDERIKKLTR